One Eurosta solidaginis isolate ZX-2024a chromosome 5, ASM4086904v1, whole genome shotgun sequence DNA segment encodes these proteins:
- the LOC137251820 gene encoding uncharacterized protein: MNTMKVVREIVVLLLIIASSSPLVHSLRATPLHFGVARNADGDGGTKIVIYAQDEQPQMQTKQMNGSGSSEDSINSDKKISEESELDKDSRKLPDYLYANAMPVMDDDRVKFMLPNIGYPIYGGPTSNTAALLENRITNDMRRNFPFYDNPYQQRWTLSDRLNLGFNLNGNAGLNLLTPANQMPNNAINQENGGLQAPSAILPVAVVGPPGPPGPPGPPGPPGPRGLTGAPGPMGRPGPQGRTGPAGPPGNSAQQSIQSTNQNANLWYAQNTKPLLPLYQSE, from the exons ATGAATACAATGAAAGTAGTTCGAGAAATTG TTGTTTTGCTGCTAATTATCGCCAGCTCTAGTCCACTTGTGCATTCGCTACGTGCTACTCCGCTACATTTCGGTGTTGCACGCAACGCAGACGGTGATGGTGGTACGAAGATAGTCATTTACGCACAGGATGAGCAGCCGCAGATGCAAACTAAGCAGATGAATGGTAGCGGTTCCTCGGAAGATAGTATTAACTCCGATAAGAAGATTTCAGAAGAAAGTGAGTTGGATAAGGACAGTCGCAAATTACCGGATTACCTTTATGCAAATGCTATGCCCGTTATGGATGATGATCGCGTTAAGTTCATGTTGCCGAACATTGGTTATCCAATTTATGGCGGTCCTACATCTAATACTGCAGCCTTATTGGAAAATCGTATCACGAATGATATGCGCCGTAATTTTCCCTTTTATGACAATCCCTATCAACAACGTTGGACATTATCTGATCGGTTAAATCTCGGCTTCAATTTGAATGGTAATGCGGGCTTAAATTTATTGACGCCAGCAAATCAAATGCCCAACAATGCAATTAATCAAGAAAATGGTGGTCTACAGGCTCCGTCTGCGATACTTCCTGTGGCAGTAGTTGGACCACCTGGTCCACCTGGTCCACCTGGACCGCCCGGACCGCCCGGACCGCGTGGTCTTACCGGTGCACCAGGACCAATGGGAAGACCTGGCCCGCAGGGACGCACCGGTCCAGCTGGACCACCAGGTAATTCAGCTCAACAGTCAATTCAAAGTACGAATCAGAATGCAAATCTTTGGTATGCGCAAAACACAAAGCCGCTGCTTCCATTGTACCAAAGTGAGTGA